From the Leptospira andrefontaineae genome, the window GGATCATTTAGCTTCCGGAAGAGAATGGAGAACTCCTCCTCTATGGGGAATCGGTTTGGTTTCTAAGGTAAACGAAACATTACAATTATTGCATGATGGAAGAGCGGAAAGTTTTATGGAAGCGGTTCTCTGGCATGGAGGAGAAGCAGAAAGAAGCAAACAGTACGTATTGGGACTTTCTTCTTCTCAAAGAGTCCAATTAGTCAAATTTTTAGAGTCACTTTAATTTAGGATCTTGCCCAGGCAAAGTAAAGAAGAAGGTTGCGCCCTCTCCTTCTTTGGATTCCGCCCAAACTTTTCCTCCATGTCGGGACGCGATCCTTTTTACTATAGCGAGACCTACTCCTGTTCCTTCAAATTCAGAATTGGAATGTAATCGTTGGAAAACCCCAAATAGTTTATGATAGTATTGCATATTGAAACCAGCACCATTATCTTTGATATAGAAAACGGTTCCTTCTTCGGATTCCTCCGAACCGATTTGAATGATAGGCGATTCTGATTTTTTAGTATATTTAATAGCATTCGAGATCAAATTCACCCAAAGTTGACGTACCGCAGGTTGGTCTGCTCTTACATTCGGAATGTCCTGTATTTCGAAACGGATCTCCCTACCTGGATCCAAGTTTATTAATTCTTTATATACCGTACTAGCCAATTCCTTCATTGAAATCTCTCTTTCGGCAAGTTCAGTTCTTCCTAATCTGGAAAATTCCAAAAGATCATCCACCAGATGTCCCATCTGCTTGGCATTTTCTATAATTTTGCCTATAATCCTTTTTCCTTCTGCGTCAAAATTCACCCCGTAATCTTCCATCAAGATTTGAGTAAAACCGCTGATCCCTCGGATAGGCGCCCTTAAATCGTGGGAGATTGAATAGGAAAAGGATTCCAATTCTTTGTTTGCAAAGACCAATTGTTCAGTGCGAACTCTTACTCTTTCTTCCAAATCATTATTCAATAGGCGAATCTCATTCTCGGCCTCTTTACTTGAGGTGATATCCTGGTGAACTACGATTACCTCTAAGATATTGCCTGCGGTGTTTTTAATGGGATAAAGCACCATCTGTAGCCAACGATTTCGTCCAGAACTTCCAATCAATTTAGGATCATATGGAAAAGGTTCAGAAATTGCAGGTTCTCCACCGAATGCTTTTTCTACATAAGGAAAAAACCCGGCTTCCTTGATCTGCGGGTCTTTTAATATATTATAATCGACTAATACGTCCCTTCTTGTAGTCCACATCTCTTCCCAAGCGAAATTTGTTCCGGTACAAACTCCTTGCGGGTCATAGGTCAATACAGGATAGGGGAATTGTTCCAGAA encodes:
- a CDS encoding sensor histidine kinase, whose translation is MKSKHNVLIFIPSLIGALVLLGWLLGIEILKRPRESMVAMNPMSALSFVLIGFALYLNLNRSDSNTSRSVVRLIALFVLLIGLTKLYSIISGFDLGMDKFLFSDKIAKDIIKGIPNRMAPNAAFDFVVLGSAVFLSSFRKEVLSSISNYLCILVLLIGLFSVIGYVYQVQEFYGILSYIPMAIHTAISFIFCSFALLLINGNAGFMKVFTSKSSGGILARVLIPFLIIVPVLFGYLRIYLNRLNPVSLELGVGFLMTGIILTFFILVWFVATQLEKSDIARTDAERKLSELNHELEKLVSSKTMDLFKSENRFRTILEQFPYPVLTYDPQGVCTGTNFAWEEMWTTRRDVLVDYNILKDPQIKEAGFFPYVEKAFGGEPAISEPFPYDPKLIGSSGRNRWLQMVLYPIKNTAGNILEVIVVHQDITSSKEAENEIRLLNNDLEERVRVRTEQLVFANKELESFSYSISHDLRAPIRGISGFTQILMEDYGVNFDAEGKRIIGKIIENAKQMGHLVDDLLEFSRLGRTELAEREISMKELASTVYKELINLDPGREIRFEIQDIPNVRADQPAVRQLWVNLISNAIKYTKKSESPIIQIGSEESEEGTVFYIKDNGAGFNMQYYHKLFGVFQRLHSNSEFEGTGVGLAIVKRIASRHGGKVWAESKEGEGATFFFTLPGQDPKLK